A genomic region of uncultured Paludibaculum sp. contains the following coding sequences:
- a CDS encoding winged helix-turn-helix domain-containing protein encodes MNSSDFRRADGGAPAGNLFRFGVFDVDLEKQELRRKGVPIKLQQQPFEILKLLLVHRGRFVSRLEIQRTLWPDDYFVDFEGSINTAVMKLRQALRENAASPTYVETVARKGYRLIAPIIEVDSPKGTPGIAVLPLRDLSGNTETQYFADGLTDMLITELAQQSGLRVISHLTMLHYRKSSLSLRQIAQELDVQSIVEGSILRSGDRIRISVRLLDAQADRHLWAQTYDRDLHDILFLQREVAQAIVTSTSRALRTEHAPEPVRISPTAYEAYLKANYLLSVRAPKSLMRAIDWFLAAITEAPSWAAPFAGLAETYRRLDFFEHLPSQDAAKLATSYAVQALALDPAQAQAHATMGAILALHDWNWTEGEERLKAALDYNPQSAHAEHLYAMVLLAEGRHQEALQHVDRALAIEPSSLFLRSERAQILLFANRSAESLRESEDLLEGNSEFALGLLVYAAALLAVERYADALAALERAYAATPLPIALTGMIHAYSGLGRSSEARDCFRRLAQLQSSEHVRPVTMALGYVGLGERAQALKWLEKAAELHDVNLPLHSQLPPFDTLRAEPAFARIHRQMNLPREFPAHP; translated from the coding sequence ATGAACTCAAGCGATTTTCGAAGGGCCGACGGGGGCGCGCCGGCCGGGAATCTCTTCCGCTTCGGCGTGTTCGACGTCGACCTGGAGAAGCAGGAGTTGCGCCGCAAGGGCGTGCCGATCAAGCTGCAGCAGCAGCCGTTCGAGATCCTCAAGCTGCTGCTTGTGCACCGGGGGCGATTCGTATCCAGGCTGGAGATCCAACGGACGCTTTGGCCGGACGACTATTTCGTTGACTTCGAAGGCAGCATCAATACGGCGGTGATGAAGCTCCGCCAGGCGCTGAGGGAAAATGCGGCTTCACCGACCTATGTTGAGACGGTCGCCCGCAAAGGGTATCGGCTGATCGCTCCGATCATCGAAGTGGACTCACCGAAGGGCACCCCGGGCATTGCGGTTCTCCCGCTGCGGGACCTCTCCGGCAACACCGAGACACAGTACTTCGCCGACGGCCTGACGGACATGCTGATTACGGAGCTGGCCCAGCAGTCGGGCCTGCGCGTGATCTCGCACCTCACCATGCTGCACTACCGGAAATCGTCACTCAGCCTCCGGCAGATCGCGCAGGAGTTGGACGTACAGTCGATCGTGGAGGGTTCGATTCTTCGCTCCGGAGACCGGATCCGGATCTCCGTCCGGCTGCTCGATGCGCAAGCGGACCGGCATCTCTGGGCGCAAACCTACGATCGCGACTTGCATGACATTCTGTTCCTGCAAAGAGAAGTGGCGCAGGCGATAGTGACCTCTACCTCCCGAGCCCTGCGGACGGAGCATGCACCGGAGCCGGTTCGGATCAGTCCCACGGCGTATGAGGCATATCTCAAAGCAAACTACCTATTGTCCGTGCGCGCCCCAAAATCACTGATGAGAGCCATCGATTGGTTTCTCGCCGCGATTACCGAGGCCCCGTCGTGGGCCGCGCCGTTTGCAGGCCTGGCGGAGACCTACCGGCGGCTGGACTTCTTCGAGCACCTTCCCTCGCAGGATGCGGCCAAGCTGGCAACCAGCTACGCGGTCCAGGCGTTGGCTCTCGATCCCGCGCAGGCGCAAGCCCACGCGACGATGGGCGCCATCCTGGCGCTGCACGACTGGAACTGGACAGAGGGGGAGGAACGGCTAAAGGCCGCCCTCGACTACAATCCTCAATCGGCTCACGCCGAGCATCTGTACGCCATGGTGCTGCTGGCCGAAGGCCGGCACCAGGAGGCGCTGCAGCATGTCGACCGGGCGCTGGCAATCGAGCCATCGTCGCTCTTCCTGCGCAGTGAGCGCGCGCAGATCCTGTTGTTCGCCAACCGTTCCGCCGAATCGCTCAGGGAAAGCGAAGACCTGCTGGAGGGCAACTCCGAATTCGCTCTTGGCCTGTTGGTCTATGCCGCGGCATTGCTCGCCGTGGAGAGGTACGCCGATGCACTGGCGGCGCTGGAGCGCGCTTACGCGGCGACACCGCTTCCCATCGCCCTGACGGGAATGATCCACGCCTACTCCGGCTTGGGGCGTTCCAGCGAAGCCCGCGACTGCTTCCGCCGTCTGGCGCAACTGCAAAGCTCGGAGCACGTGCGGCCCGTGACCATGGCCTTGGGCTATGTTGGCCTGGGGGAGCGCGCCCAGGCGCTAAAATGGCTGGAAAAGGCGGCCGAGTTGCACGATGTGAATCTGCCCCTGCATTCCCAGTTGCCGCCCTTCGATACACTCCGCGCGGAGCCGGCGTTTGCCCGGATCCACCGGCAGATGAACCTGCCGCGCGAATTCCCCGCCCACCCCTGA
- a CDS encoding twin-arginine translocase TatA/TatE family subunit, whose protein sequence is MELVLILAVAVLLFGGRKIPELARGLGDGLRNFKHALREDQQLVPADEQKQSAS, encoded by the coding sequence ATGGAATTAGTGCTCATTCTTGCCGTCGCCGTCCTTCTGTTTGGCGGCAGGAAAATCCCCGAACTCGCCAGGGGTCTTGGCGACGGACTAAGGAACTTCAAACACGCTCTGCGCGAGGATCAGCAGCTCGTGCCGGCAGACGAGCAGAAGCAATCGGCAAGCTGA